The stretch of DNA AGCATCATCTTCTTCGTGTTGGTCTTCCTCCATTTCATTCTGAAAATATAGATATTTGTAAAAAGAACATCAATTCTTATCTGAAAATTGTATGTTTCAAAATTTAACACCAATAAAAATCATTACCTGGACTTCCGTTGCTCCATCTGATTCATTCCCATCTGATTCATTTGCTAAAACCTCTGTTTGGTTAGAGTGTTCCACATCCTCAACATAACTTACAAAggtcatgtgaaaatcattGTTGGTAATCTGATAATCAAGGAGGACCCTTATTGGTTTTTCAATTCCAAAAACTTCAGTAATCTGGTTCCCATGCATAAAGTACTCTGTACCATGCATTTCAAAATTGACTTGTGCCCATAGTTTTTCTGCTACAATCCTGCCGTAGCTCAATCGATTCAATTCCCTTTTCCAAAGTTCATGGAATTCAGatggaatttgaattttggaCTGCATTTGAAGGTAAAATAACAGTATTAGCAATAATTGATTCTTTTTATGGTATAAAACAGTCATATAAAGCAAAAGTATAGTATAGAACAATATACCCTCAAAGGACTGATCACAGTTTCAAATGTGGTTGGTCTTTCTCCAATCTCCATTGTTTGAATGCATGTCATCTCAAATTCGTTACGGGCGATCTTATAATCAAACATTACTCTGGTAGGATGTTGAAATCCAAATTTTTTAGCTACTAACTGCCCATAGAACATGAATGATATGTCTTCATTCAAACTCAGTCTGATTTTCACTGATCCAGAATTTGTCGTAATGATGGCATCCTTATGATTATTCAGTTCACATTTccaatcattaaaaaaatccaTTGGAATAGTGATTGGTCCCTAAATTGGAAAAACATTATATGTTTTAATACTTGACATTTAATATAAGGGAAAAATTAAAGTATTTGTATAATGATTTCAAAATTATGGGTtgaatttgaaaataataatttatgtatctaTACACATAGATAAAAACTACTAAACTATTATAattcaaaaaaacaatttatgtaTCTATAGAACTTGAAAATCATAAATCTTACAGTATAATGTAAAATTTCCACAAATATTTGGATTTATTACAGTATAATATTTCCATTGATTTTGACTCTTCTTATGTTTCTATACACATAgataaaaattactaattataataatattcatctATATAAACATggtgaaaaaaatacaaaacattaTATAGTCACAAACCTCATTCGGATAAATGATACTCTCGAAAGTGCTGTTTCGTTGATCTCCATTGATTTGTGTAGTCCTAAAACGTAtgagaaatttaaaaaaaaaattgagaaaaaaagtcagatatatcagggtttaaaattataaactttTATATACCAAATCCTACAGATAAAGTTACGAATAATGAGCAATGTAAGTATTAATTGAAATCGATTTCGCAATTGATCAATATATATGTTAATCTGGAAATTATGATTATCGAAAGCGTTTATCAAACATG from Trifolium pratense cultivar HEN17-A07 linkage group LG5, ARS_RC_1.1, whole genome shotgun sequence encodes:
- the LOC123886885 gene encoding uncharacterized protein LOC123886885, with amino-acid sequence MQSKIQIPSEFHELWKRELNRLSYGRIVAEKLWAQVNFEMHGTEYFMHGNQITEVFGIEKPIRVLLDYQITNNDFHMTFVSYVEDVEHSNQTEVLANESDGNESDGATEVQNEMEEDQHEEDDAGQEQDDLTVTWNTTVTKAISNLSKKQVLHFPNPISRGVLANTNQIQLIAEDSDFEIPCKIHTSERSLKTGKFEKHIGRGWYEYVRLHRPRIGDNMVFVLYPERPELYVRLERRNMNRD